DNA sequence from the Coregonus clupeaformis isolate EN_2021a chromosome 13, ASM2061545v1, whole genome shotgun sequence genome:
gtgtatgggtggtcccggggatcgaacccactaccctggcgttacaagcgccgtgctctaccagctgagctacagaggaccaccattctagcaagctagctaacgttacaacaCTCTCATACAAAGTAGCTACTGAGCATATATAACTGTTGATTCACTCAGACCCTCCTAGCTAACTTACCATGCCCATTGCCAAAAACTGTCGTTCCAAGACTGAAGACATCCTCTGATAAACCGAAATATGTAGTGACAGTAAACAAAACAAATGATACTATAATGACAGCAACAATCCCACTCGTGAGCCTGAACTCAGGAGTAAAACTCTTGAACCTCTGAACCATATGTTTTAAAATTATTCGGGATATCATTTTGATGACCAATGCATATTTGTCAAACTAGTACTTGGATAATCAAGCACAATAATCAATCAACTTTTCCTCCAATATTGCGCAACACTTTAGCCAgattgtaggtagctagctagctagctagaggttcccactagataacacagccacaaagtacaaataggctatatcgtaaaaattaatgaaaacaaaaataggctttttggtcttaatttaaggttgggcataaggttagcagtgtggttaagtttaAAATCCGAGTTTAAGAAGAtgaattgtagaaataggcgggcaAGCTTGCtaagcaaaaacaaatgtactggACTACACGCATTTGGATTCGTCACAACCACAAAGTTGCTCAACTGTTGCTCAGATCATCAAGTGCTGCATTTGAAGACACTGCCACCTGCTGACATGTGCCTCAAATGTGATGATCAAAGAGTCCTCACCAGCCATTTGAGTTAGATAGCTAGATAGATTTTATTTGACAGTTATAAATTATGACCAGGGGGAGATACCACCAGTCCAGTCCCATACAAGCCTTTCCTGTGACGTATTATGCGCGCCCATAAAACTGTGACCTATTGTGACGTAACCAAGCATAAATTCACTACATAAACTGTGTTCAGCTTTGATATCATCAGTACAATCGCTTTCTTCAGTAAGGTTGTTTCAGGTGCATAGTCTGCCCTAGCTGACACTGTGCAGAGAATAAATACTACGATTGGAAACGGTTGGATAGACCCGTCCTTGGAGTTTAGAACGTCTGGTAGGCTCTTACATTCtttggtcccaaatggcaccctgtagtgtactacttttgacctgtgCCCATTGGGCTCAGGTCAAAATAAGTGCAATATATGGGCactggggtgccatttgggacatgccCTTTATGCGTGTGTGTGCCAGGATATGTTTTGTGCCAATCAATTGATGGAAATGTATCCCTCAGAAAGCAAGATGAATCATAATGATGAGAGAATCAAAAGAGCTTTAAGGCGCCGCCCTTATGTGGTaaatatcaaatatatatattttaaaaatctTCTGTTTTTGTTATCACCTTTTAAATGGAGTGTTGTGTTGACAGTTGAATCCAGTGAGGGTGAACACCCCTGATTCTGTGATGTGGCCAACCGGCAAAGTGCGCAGAAGGCCAAGGCCTGTAAGTCAAATCTGACCTGAAAACAATAACACATAAACATTAGTTATGCTGCATGTACAAACTGCAGTTATCACAGTAAAAGCAAGTGCAGATATCCCTCCTTATCTAACCACATTTGAAATGGAATATTGTCTTGACAGTCTACTTCAGTGCAGACCCCTCAGATCCACAAAAGGCCTGTATGTCACATTCAAATCAACCACATAACAGTAGCTACTTAAATTATTTATTGATAGCTACATCATTTATttccaagttatttccaaggccAAAATGAGCAAAAGAGTGTTACATTTTTTCTTTACTGTTCACAGCCAATCATTGTGAGCTGTGGGCAGGAACAGACATCTGGGGATGGATGGGACATCAATCCAGAGCCTCTTAGCCAGGTCAGACATCTCTGCTGTTcccatagagacagaacagatagATCAATCTGTTGATTCATATGGCCATTTTGGTTGGCTTGGTTGAATTGACAATCATTCATTAGAAATGCTAAAGAATCCTATAGTATGGAAAGTATTTAGCCCCATCCCTAATGTTATGGGAGTTGCATTTATTGCATTTCAATACACTTGCATTTTCAATTACCCATAAATTACTCACTACTTGTACAACTATGTTGGATTGCCTAAATATTCAACATTTTCTTGACAGTCAATGCCAGTGTATTCTATGGCTGCCCTAAGTACATGCCTTTGTCTGTCTCCTCAGTCTGGAAGGGTGACTCGGCTGATGGATATAAATTATGATGGGGTGATCTCATCCTCCAACTCTGATGACATCTCTATCTACTCCTTCACTGACTGTGAATCTGAGGTAAGACAGTTGTACACCATGTCTTTGTTGAGTGACATCACTGTAAGGAGAATAGTCTCTGACTAGTTTACTCTGATACACAGTCTGATGATGAGGATCATGAAAGGAGGACACCACCGCTGAAAGTGAAGGATGAGGAGGATGGAAAGGTGGACGACAATCTTTCTCTCCAATCCTTCGATGAGTCAGACTTTCTGGTATGTTCTGCAGCATGTATTTGAGTAACTCTGACTGAATGTGGAGAATGGACTATGACCAACTAGCTCTCTGACACACAGCGTGATAATGGCAATGATGCCTCTGCTGAGGACAGTCCAGGGCCTTCAAAGGAACCACTGAGAAAAGGGGCTTCACTGAAGGACCCTCGACTGGTAGGctcttacgtgtgtgtgtgttagtggtgcgcgggtcagctgtttgttcaaccGAACccacccgcaattgctaataacccatccgcaaccgcccgactatatgtgataaagtgaaaatctgaggcccgcacctgACCCTAATCCGCAAATATAGAACACCGTCAGAACGATTTCTTAGcagggggtgcaggatttttTTGTGCCTAATTtggatatgtttctgcttataatttccaacattttggtaggctatttgttagtcaacttgtctataattagatagaagactaaataaaccaaaAACGTTTAGGGATCAAGAAGAAAATGCAATAACTCAAGAAAAAAAGGGAAACATTTTCTGTGCaaaatttccaaatgacatcagtttgacggGTTGAAAACGACCagacatgtttctgataagatttcagtttggcttggatgcacattttatgtggttgaaatattaTCAGCTTTTATTATGCTGATAAAGCAGTCCCTAGCTGCGCATTCGCATTccctcaagatgctgaaagaaatcatatttctccactgctgttcccgagtcaaaataaagcctacatttggtgtagcctatcattttactgcaagaaatgcttaattctgcaggagttaatattaagacTGTGAGAGGTTAAAgatctacagtcagtgtccagatttcagtttccatttaacccatctgaacagtagactgttatgtgtgatgattgtgaggcactatagaaattcgacagtcacaagagggggattcaaataggcctatggcacgtcaagggaacaAACAGCCTGTTtgttcccttgacgtgccataggcctatttgaatccccctcttgtgactgtcgaatttctatagtgcctcacaatcatcacacataacataggcACTGCCAACATCCTCTTTTAACACTTCACCAAATATtttccaaacattacttttctggccgtcccttctttattttcaactTTCCATTTCgtagcttttctcttattgaattaaagcGTTTGGTGATTGGTGTGTAGTCTATCTGGCGCGCGTCAAGTTATGCCCTAAAGTTTAGGCTTACGCACTAATGCCAAATAGCCTATAGATATAACttgcacaataattatacatttatggatttttttatgTATTGTTTTCTGTTTATTcaacaatatttcatgaccctaaatcCGCCGCCCTGTGGATATAACCGCGGGACTTctggttatgagtcaacccgcgcatcactagTGTGTGTCACATCTCAATTGTTTGACCCTATGTCTGTACAGATTATTGTGGCCAAACCCAACATCCCTGTCATTGTTGCTCCGCCTGCTGTGGAGTACTTACCATACCACCACAGCCCTCGCCTGGCCCCAATCACCAACCTGAGCGAGAACGGTAGGAAGCTGCTCCAGAAAATGTCAGGAGTGGCCCCACAGGTGAGAGGAAATACAGAAAGCCCTTGCCTGGCCCCCATCACCAATACAGGAAGCCCTCGCCTGGCCCCCATCACCAACCTGAGTGAGAACAGCAGGAAGCTGCTCCAGGAAATGTCAGGAGTGGCCCCACAGGTGAGAGGAAATACAGAAAGCCCTTGCCTGGCCCCCATCACCAATACAGGAAGCCCTCGCCTGGCCCCCATCACCAACCTGAGTGAGAACAGCAGGAAGCTGCTCCAGGAAATGGCGCAGAAAATGGCAGGAGTGTACCCACAGGTGAGAGGAAACAGGAAGGGGATATTGGCCATATGTCCTACAGTATATCATAACTCTAGATATTGTAGCTCAAGAGTAGAAAATAGCCATAAGCTTATATTACTTTATCTCCTTGTCCAAAATATTCAGGAAGGGAAGGTCAAAAGGAAAAAGGGCAAGGCAAAAAAGCGAGTGAAGCAAGAGCAGGCTAGTAACATGAAGCAGGTGGAAAATGTTGGAGAAAGTAAGGAGGACAAGAAAGAGGAAAAGAAGAGTCTGAGGAAGAGGTGAGGAAATAGAAGAAGGAGAAGTAGAACATAACAAGGGCATTTTTGAGATTTATAGAAATAGAATGAGGTAGAGAATTATAGAAATAGAATGAGG
Encoded proteins:
- the LOC121562618 gene encoding uncharacterized protein LOC121562618 isoform X1, producing the protein MCSAADPATVPSMSCLCTSMSESKMNHNDERIKRALRRRPYVLNPVRVNTPDSVMWPTGKVRRRPRPSTSVQTPQIHKRPPIIVSCGQEQTSGDGWDINPEPLSQSGRVTRLMDINYDGVISSSNSDDISIYSFTDCESESDDEDHERRTPPLKVKDEEDGKVDDNLSLQSFDESDFLRDNGNDASAEDSPGPSKEPLRKGASLKDPRLIIVAKPNIPVIVAPPAVEYLPYHHSPRLAPITNLSENGRKLLQKMSGVAPQVRGNTESPCLAPITNTGSPRLAPITNLSENSRKLLQEMSGVAPQVRGNTESPCLAPITNTGSPRLAPITNLSENSRKLLQEMAQKMAGVYPQEGKVKRKKGKAKKRVKQEQASNMKQVENVGESKEDKKEEKKSLRKRFLQWLLPKLRCLNK
- the LOC121562618 gene encoding uncharacterized protein LOC121562618 isoform X3; amino-acid sequence: MCSAADPATVPSMSCLCTSMSESKMNHNDERIKRALRRRPYVLNPVRVNTPDSVMWPTGKVRRRPRPSTSVQTPQIHKRPPIIVSCGQEQTSGDGWDINPEPLSQSGRVTRLMDINYDGVISSSNSDDISIYSFTDCESESDDEDHERRTPPLKVKDEEDGKVDDNLSLQSFDESDFLRDNGNDASAEDSPGPSKEPLRKGASLKDPRLIIVAKPNIPVIVAPPAVEYLPYHHSPRLAPITNLSENGRKLLQKMSGVAPQVRGNTESPCLAPITNTGSPRLAPITNLSENSRKLLQEMSGVAPQVRGNTESPCLAPITNTGSPRLAPITNLSENSRKLLQEMAQKMAGVYPQVSPVAAAQTEMFE
- the LOC121562618 gene encoding uncharacterized protein LOC121562618 isoform X2, which produces MNHNDERIKRALRRRPYVLNPVRVNTPDSVMWPTGKVRRRPRPSTSVQTPQIHKRPPIIVSCGQEQTSGDGWDINPEPLSQSGRVTRLMDINYDGVISSSNSDDISIYSFTDCESESDDEDHERRTPPLKVKDEEDGKVDDNLSLQSFDESDFLRDNGNDASAEDSPGPSKEPLRKGASLKDPRLIIVAKPNIPVIVAPPAVEYLPYHHSPRLAPITNLSENGRKLLQKMSGVAPQVRGNTESPCLAPITNTGSPRLAPITNLSENSRKLLQEMSGVAPQVRGNTESPCLAPITNTGSPRLAPITNLSENSRKLLQEMAQKMAGVYPQEGKVKRKKGKAKKRVKQEQASNMKQVENVGESKEDKKEEKKSLRKRFLQWLLPKLRCLNK
- the LOC121562618 gene encoding uncharacterized protein LOC121562618 isoform X4 — translated: MWPTGKVRRRPRPSTSVQTPQIHKRPPIIVSCGQEQTSGDGWDINPEPLSQSGRVTRLMDINYDGVISSSNSDDISIYSFTDCESESDDEDHERRTPPLKVKDEEDGKVDDNLSLQSFDESDFLRDNGNDASAEDSPGPSKEPLRKGASLKDPRLIIVAKPNIPVIVAPPAVEYLPYHHSPRLAPITNLSENGRKLLQKMSGVAPQVRGNTESPCLAPITNTGSPRLAPITNLSENSRKLLQEMSGVAPQVRGNTESPCLAPITNTGSPRLAPITNLSENSRKLLQEMAQKMAGVYPQEGKVKRKKGKAKKRVKQEQASNMKQVENVGESKEDKKEEKKSLRKRFLQWLLPKLRCLNK